The following proteins are co-located in the Streptomyces sp. NBC_00435 genome:
- a CDS encoding ABC transporter permease — protein sequence MSTVTTTKPSPATAATAGGPDLSDDGRIGLRGNLRHIGALARRNVLQIKQDPESMFDVLFMPIIFTLLFVFVFGGAIAGKGNQSEYVNYVVPGLMAMMGMNIAMGVGTGVNDDFKKGVMDRFRSMPIARSSVLIAKIVVELGRMMVAIAILLGMGFLLGLTIKSSVLDLFLSIGLAAIFGSSLMWIFILLGLTMKTAQAVQGMAMLVLMPLQFGSSIFAPPTTMPGWLQSFTDFNPLSNLADAARGLINGTPLGNSVWVTLAWSVALTAITMPLAVRKFRQKT from the coding sequence ATGAGCACCGTAACCACGACGAAGCCCAGCCCCGCCACGGCCGCCACGGCCGGCGGGCCCGACCTCTCCGACGACGGCCGGATCGGCCTGCGGGGCAACCTCCGTCACATCGGCGCCCTGGCGCGGCGCAACGTCCTGCAGATCAAGCAGGACCCGGAGTCGATGTTCGACGTCCTGTTCATGCCGATCATCTTCACGCTGCTGTTCGTCTTCGTCTTCGGCGGAGCCATCGCGGGCAAGGGCAACCAGAGCGAGTACGTCAACTACGTGGTCCCGGGCCTGATGGCGATGATGGGCATGAACATCGCGATGGGTGTCGGCACCGGAGTCAACGACGACTTCAAGAAGGGCGTGATGGACCGCTTCCGGTCCATGCCCATCGCCCGCTCCTCCGTGCTCATCGCCAAGATCGTGGTCGAGCTCGGCCGGATGATGGTCGCGATCGCGATCCTGCTCGGCATGGGCTTCCTGCTCGGCCTGACCATCAAGTCCTCGGTGCTGGACCTGTTCCTGTCCATCGGACTGGCGGCGATCTTCGGATCCTCACTGATGTGGATCTTCATCCTGCTGGGTCTGACCATGAAGACCGCGCAGGCCGTCCAGGGCATGGCGATGCTGGTCCTGATGCCGCTGCAGTTCGGCAGCTCGATCTTCGCCCCGCCGACCACGATGCCGGGCTGGCTGCAGAGCTTCACCGACTTCAACCCGCTGTCCAACCTGGCCGACGCGGCCCGCGGGCTGATCAACGGGACGCCGCTCGGCAACTCCGTGTGGGTCACCCTGGCCTGGTCGGTGGCGCTCACGGCGATCACGATGCCGCTCGCGGTCCGGAAGTTCCGCCAGAAGACCTGA
- the panB gene encoding 3-methyl-2-oxobutanoate hydroxymethyltransferase — translation MTHAVSPAREAASPTLYGGSGTRRITVRDLTLAKERGEKWPMLTAYDAMTASVFDEAGIPVMLVGDSMGNCHLGYETTVPVTMDEMTMLSAAVVRGTSRALIVGDLPFGSYQEGAVQALRSATRLVKDAGVGAVKLEGGERSLAQTELIVQSGVPVMSHLGLTPQSVNAMGYRVQGRGDEAAHQLLRDAKAAQDAGAFAVVLELVPAELAAEVTRSLHIPTVGIGAGSECDAQVLVWTDMMGLTSGKLPRFVKQYANIRRTMGDAAKAFAEDVVGGTFPQEEHAFH, via the coding sequence ATGACGCATGCCGTTTCGCCTGCCCGCGAAGCCGCCTCCCCCACCCTGTACGGAGGCTCGGGCACCCGGCGCATCACCGTCCGCGACCTCACCCTCGCCAAGGAACGCGGCGAGAAGTGGCCCATGCTCACCGCCTACGACGCGATGACCGCGTCCGTCTTCGACGAGGCCGGCATCCCGGTCATGCTCGTCGGCGACTCGATGGGCAACTGTCACCTCGGCTACGAGACCACCGTCCCGGTGACGATGGACGAGATGACCATGCTGTCGGCGGCCGTCGTACGCGGCACCAGCCGGGCCCTGATCGTCGGCGACCTGCCGTTCGGCTCGTACCAGGAAGGCGCCGTGCAGGCGCTGCGCAGCGCCACCCGGCTCGTCAAGGACGCCGGGGTCGGAGCGGTGAAGCTGGAGGGCGGCGAGCGCTCGCTGGCCCAGACCGAGCTGATCGTGCAGTCCGGCGTCCCGGTCATGTCCCACCTGGGCCTGACCCCGCAGTCCGTGAACGCCATGGGCTACCGGGTGCAGGGCCGCGGCGACGAGGCCGCGCACCAGCTGCTGCGCGACGCGAAGGCGGCGCAGGACGCGGGCGCCTTCGCGGTGGTCCTGGAGCTGGTCCCGGCCGAGCTCGCCGCCGAGGTCACCCGGTCCCTGCACATTCCGACGGTCGGCATCGGCGCGGGCTCGGAGTGCGACGCGCAGGTGCTGGTGTGGACGGACATGATGGGGCTGACCAGCGGGAAGCTGCCGCGCTTCGTCAAGCAGTACGCGAACATCCGCCGGACCATGGGCGACGCGGCGAAGGCCTTCGCCGAGGACGTGGTCGGCGGAACGTTCCCGCAGGAGGAGCACGCCTTCCACTAG
- a CDS encoding ATP-binding cassette domain-containing protein, giving the protein MVDMTRNDKNPLNGANAVEVRGLVKHYGETKALDGVDLDVREGTVLGVLGPNGAGKTTLVRCLSTLITPDAGTARVAGFDVVRQPRQLRRTIGLTGQYASVDEKLSGWENLYMIGRLLDLSRKDARGRADELLERFSLTEAAKKAVMNYSGGMRRRLDLAASMIGSPAVLYLDEPTTGLDPRTRNEVWDEVQRMVAEGATVLLTTQYMEEAEQLASELTVIDRGKVIANGKVDELKARVGGRTLRIRPSDPADLPGMARSLAETGLDGVAGSQAVPDEGILLVPILADEQLTAVVGLLAARGYAIADIGTYLPSLDEVFLSITGQKPTVQDSAPTEQTEEVAA; this is encoded by the coding sequence ATGGTGGACATGACGCGAAACGACAAGAATCCCCTGAACGGCGCGAACGCCGTAGAGGTCCGGGGGCTGGTCAAGCACTACGGCGAGACCAAGGCCCTCGACGGTGTGGACCTCGATGTCCGCGAGGGCACCGTCCTCGGGGTGCTCGGCCCCAACGGCGCCGGCAAGACCACCCTGGTGCGCTGCCTGTCCACCCTGATCACCCCCGACGCCGGCACGGCCCGGGTCGCCGGCTTCGACGTGGTCCGCCAGCCCCGCCAGCTGCGCCGGACCATAGGCCTGACCGGCCAGTACGCCTCGGTCGACGAGAAGCTCTCCGGCTGGGAGAACCTCTACATGATCGGCCGGCTGCTGGACCTGTCCCGCAAGGACGCCCGCGGCCGTGCCGACGAGCTGCTGGAGCGGTTCTCCCTCACCGAGGCCGCCAAGAAGGCAGTGATGAACTACTCCGGCGGCATGCGCCGCCGGCTCGACCTGGCCGCCTCGATGATCGGCAGCCCGGCCGTGCTGTACCTGGACGAGCCGACCACCGGCCTGGACCCGCGCACCCGCAACGAGGTGTGGGACGAGGTCCAGCGGATGGTCGCCGAGGGCGCCACCGTCCTGCTCACCACCCAGTACATGGAGGAGGCCGAGCAGCTCGCGAGCGAGCTGACGGTCATCGACCGCGGCAAGGTCATCGCCAACGGCAAGGTCGACGAACTGAAGGCGCGCGTCGGCGGCCGGACCCTGCGGATCCGCCCCTCCGACCCGGCGGACCTGCCGGGCATGGCCCGCTCCCTCGCCGAGACCGGCCTGGACGGCGTGGCCGGCTCCCAGGCGGTCCCCGACGAAGGGATCCTGCTGGTCCCGATCCTGGCGGACGAGCAGCTGACCGCCGTGGTGGGCCTGCTGGCCGCCCGCGGGTACGCGATCGCCGACATCGGCACCTACCTGCCCAGCCTGGACGAGGTCTTCCTGTCCATCACCGGCCAGAAGCCCACCGTCCAGGACTCCGCCCCCACCGAGCAGACCGAGGAGGTCGCGGCATGA